A stretch of Cicer arietinum cultivar CDC Frontier isolate Library 1 chromosome 5, Cicar.CDCFrontier_v2.0, whole genome shotgun sequence DNA encodes these proteins:
- the LOC101491260 gene encoding uncharacterized protein, which yields MGCCISKCTPDDKQHPLQQQQQQQSQFNKHLQDKLVISQPSPISQTPTTTTFHYSSNKISPSPPSPTSSISSLTCTTSNTISSSASSFSSTNSLTSKDRSFSNEFLWSCYKENPHITRIKESSHSFTPKKIVINPSPIKQPPPQNMPQKRMRSNSPTNLTRQKSFRKEVEVLPLKTNNVSRMFGSSPSPSRRFNTTLSDNSVSKRMMNNTTKVSCVKGASSSPNNSSRRLHSSTGLNLRHRETKIDETVVKDVHSSHHHNMDSTIMEDIDNPLISLDCFIFL from the exons ATGGGTTGTTGCATTAGCAAATGCACACCCGATGACAAACAACATCCccttcaacaacaacaacaacaacagagTCAATTCAACAAACACCTTCAAGACAAGCTTGTTATTTCTCAACCTTCACCAATTTCCCAAACTCCAACAACAACTACCTTTCATTattcttcaaacaaaatctCACCTTCTCCTCCATCTCCAACCTCTTCCATTTCTTCCTTAACATGCACCACTTCCAACACCATCTCCTCCTCAGCTTCTTCATTTTCAAGTACTAATTCTTTAACCTCTAAAGATAGATCTTTTTCCAACGAGTTCCTATGGTCTTGCTACAAGGAAAATCCACACATCACTCGCATCAAGGAATCTTCTCATTCCTTCACACCAAAAAAGATTGTAATAAACCCTTCACCAATAAAACAACCTCCACCGCAAAACATGCCACAGAAAAGAATGCGATCAAACTCACCAACAAACCTAACAAGACAGAAAAGTTTCCGAAAGGAAGTAGAAGTATTACCATTGAAAACTAACAACGTAAGTAGAATGTTTGGTTCTTCACCTTCTCCAAGCCGTCGATTCAATACTACATTATCCGACAATAGTGTTTCGAAACGAATGATGAATAACACCACCAAGGTTAGT TGTGTTAAAGGAGCGAGTAGTAGTCCAAACAACAGTTCACGGCGGCTTCATTCTTCAACTGGTTTGAATTTGAGGCatagagagactaaaattgatGAGACTGTGGTTAAGGATGTTCATTCTAGTCATCATCACAATATGGATTCAACAATTATGGAGGATATTGATAATCCTCTTATCTCATTGGACTGTTTCATCTTTTTGTAG